The nucleotide window GACAGAGAACTATAGTGTGTAAATAGACAAGCACAAAGATTTTTATCTATGATACTTCACACTACAAGTGTTtattctcttaaaaaaaaaaaaaatggtaataagaactataaaaaacatattgaaaGTAGAGGTGCCAGCCCCCTCCCTCTTTTGGCTGTAAATCCCCCTTAACGAATTATTGAATTCTTGCTTGCCTCGTCTTCATCTGATCTTCTCTTTTTACAGTCTGTTTCGATCTCGGTCTTGTTCTTTGCCGTTGAATCCAGCTGCTGGTTAGGGCAAGCCTTGATTTCAGCTTCCTTTGCCCTTCCTTTTGTATAAGTGCATTATTGGAGGCGTAACACATTACCATCTCATTAATGTATGACTCAATTTTACTTGTGTAATGATATGTTCAgagttttcatttgtttatatacattctCTGAGTGTCCAGGTTGGTCATgtagaaaattaaacaaaaaaataaagattgatAGGCAGTTTCAGTCAAAATACCTGGCGAAGCATGTTAATTTCATCATCTGAATGTTTAGTATCTGGAATGTCATAAAACTGAGCAACACAGTCAAGATGGTCACTATGCTTCCTTCTTAGGACTCCCTTGCTTCCATCTGAATTTGGTGGTGCATATGGCTGTTATCAGTTCATCTATAAATTTcaacaaggaaaaaaatatattcaataatatgtatattgtaCTTAAGAGGCCAGATTATGTAAATCCCACTATCACTGGAAAGTATGCTCCTAAAACGGtttatttcaacttttgaaCAATAAGAATTGACAACTACAAACTCAATAagacaaacaaaacataatgaAATGTAAGGAAACAACTGCAGAATTATAGTCTACAGCCAATACCTCGAGCCTCAATAAACTAAAAGGCATACCTACTCAGAATATGCACAGTACATAGAATGAGCATGAACCAGCTTCCACATCATTGAATTGATCTCCCTCACCAGTGTTAGTACAAAGCGACCGATTTTTGCATATAGATTAACAAGAAATCCAAACAATAGTTCTCTACTTGTGCAAGTATCTATTAATCAAAGAGTTTATTAGcccaaaattttcttaaaaacatCACTTAAAAATATTCCcagttagaaaattttcaaaggaaTGATCATATAAAAATCTCTGGCCAATGTACTTCCAAAATTGATGGCAACTAATAGAGTAAAAAGTTTACCAAAAGAAGCCTCCATATGGTAGGGCACATGTATGGTGGTACACCACTCCAAGCTAACTCTCGTACTCTCTCTGCATGATTAAGCAAAAAAGAATATGGTATAAAGAAGctataaaagagagagagaaagagagagggaaaaaaaaaaaaagaatcctaATCTCAATTTAAAACCAACTCAGTTTGGAAATTTCCATACACATAAATAAGCAACAAGCTATATAGCATGATACCTAATATGACCATGGAACCAGATAGCTCCTTGGTTTCATATGTAGAATCTGTAGCTCTAGCACCCATGGTGGACCTATGAGATTTTTTGAACATAgtttcaatatttgaaattgttAACTTATAAGAACTTCCATTATTTGGCTTGGTTGTATCTTGATCTTCTACCTGCATAATAAGTAAAACAGCAAATCAAATcctttaatatatatacttcAAATGatacttaaattatgaaattgaaaagaatgaaTACTTATCATAAATAACACCTCTACGGAATCATGCATATTATCACTTGTCCCAGCATCATTCTGAGAAAGGCTGCGTCCAAAACTTGAGGAATGTAAGCTTGGGTCCTCAATAGGATCTGCCCTTCTGGTCAATAATGTTTTACCTGGAATACTGCAACCTTTAAGCAACCTAAATTACAAGAACAGataaagaaatcaaattaaaacttacgACAGTCCTACAGTTAGTACCAGAAGACAATGATGAAATCATTTTCcagaaaaagacaaagagaaggaCATGCTGACACTACCGATAAAGAAGCATCAATTAACTGAATGCTCAACTGAAAAACAAACACAGATTAGTCAATTCATGACAATTGGATGACCTCAGTTCAGTTTTCAAGGAGAATGAGCTCAGAGCTTTCAGTACTGGCAAacccttatttattaattcataagaGATTAAAGCAAGAACCACGAGTTTGTCATTGACACAACATCGTTTGGCCAAAACCTAGAAGAGTGGATTTTCCAGCTTCACTAACACCCGTCAATGCCATTAGCACACCAAGCATTAATCCAACAGATATATCAGAGAGCAGTTGggattttcttcttctcctaaaACCAAAGGGAAGTAGAAGGcaaattaaagacaaaacatGCCAAAATGAAGGTATGAGATCTGATGCCTTTAAATATCATGCAATGAAAATAACCGATTGTGAATGTATAATGGCTAATAATGAGTACCGCAGGGAAGTCAACATAATAGTTCATATCCTGAATTATTACTGATTAGAGTTTAAAAGGTAAGACCATCCCGCCTATCAAATAAGGCACGAAAGAAAATAATGTCAAACATTAGAGTGAAACAAATACAACtggaataaaaattgataaaaatttgaattgcaAGAAATCAAATTTACCTTTGGAAGGTGAATTCTTAGACTTCTCCTTCACAAGTTTACCGTCATTGGAATCTTGACTTCCTTGAATATTGTCCAACTTTTCTTGCAAAATCATCACACAAGATTATCAGGGGGCAGCATTTGAATTCGACTGGGTGAACATTGAACAAACTTGAGTAGCATTGAATTCGAACAGCTGTCATAGCATAACATTGAAGGAATGACTTTTCTCAATGCCACATAGAATCAGTGCGGTACCAGTATTGTGCTCGATCTTTTCTAGATATCACCAGccgaaaaaatcaattaaaaataagagcTGAAGTGCTAACATTTAAGCGTGGAAAAACAAATGATTGTAAGTTGTAATTCACTTACCTCCTGAAGAAAGTCAATTACAGATTTTCTTTGAGGACACTTGAATCCACAGTCCCCGAAAAATTCTACAAATTTATTGCGTTGTTCTTCATACACAACTTTTCCTTCTGCATCAAAATGAATTCATCAAAGAGTTCAAAGGTTTCTGGAACTGGGtgaagaaataaaatcaatacaGTAGCATCTGTGATATGCACCTGCTGCTATGGCCAAACAACAATCTGATATGCAGTTGAACTGTTTAAACCATTTgatatttcatccataaataagGCTTTTGTGGGACCAACCACCTCTCCTGcatatttaatgtaaattaatcCTCTAAAGTTTATAATAGCAGGCACCTAATACTTGGAATCGTCTATTCCATAAACATTACTACCAAGTGGAGCAGATGCATTTATGGAAAATTATCAAGGACCTGGGAAGTCACAAGACAGTTAAGATTTTAACTTAAAGCATTTGCTTGATACAAATCAACTAGGAAAAAATGTGGTTACAGCTTCAACAAAGAGAAACACCTTTAAAACATGGTCTGCTTGAAGGGTTGTTTTATTGCCCTTTGGCAGAAATTGCTTGTTACAGCAACCATTTTCATGAATATTTCATACATGAAGCAACAGCGTATAGAACAAAACATcagatataaacaaaaaaaatatgctGAAGAGACCTTCATGTAAGTA belongs to Mangifera indica cultivar Alphonso chromosome 2, CATAS_Mindica_2.1, whole genome shotgun sequence and includes:
- the LOC123208398 gene encoding uncharacterized protein LOC123208398, whose protein sequence is MISSLSSGKTLLTRRADPIEDPSLHSSSFGRSLSQNDAGTSDNMHDSVEVEDQDTTKPNNGSSYKLTISNIETMFKKSHRSTMGARATDSTYETKELSGSMVILERVRELAWSGVPPYMCPTIWRLLLILAQVENYCLDFLLIYMQKSVALY